A genomic stretch from Anoplopoma fimbria isolate UVic2021 breed Golden Eagle Sablefish chromosome 8, Afim_UVic_2022, whole genome shotgun sequence includes:
- the LOC129094489 gene encoding receptor-transporting protein 3-like, with product MEQPEWTRLFEITAKNLKQGDSWRLEFDENLVPDCPNPGWEQYIRNTGARFKCTLCGRTWPSNRVMVVFHMHLSNSQGVVKVRPFRQNCKRCSDAPMEKPSIASENIDIILENLMEKIRIKCYHENLGKTSKPFVSLEVKSPHEPAHCEACRLGICTRN from the exons ATGGAGCAGCCAGAGTGGACACGTCTCTTCGAGATAACAGCAAAGAATCTTAAACAAGGAGACTCCTGGCGTCTGGAGTTTGATGAAAATCTTGTGCCTGACTGTCCAAACCCAGGCTGGGAGCAGTACATCCGGAACACAGGTGCCAG GTTCAAATGCACTCTGTGTGGAAGAACCTGGCCTTCCAACCGGGTGATGGTGGTTTTCCACATGCACCTGTCAAACAGTCAGGGCGTGGTCAAGGTGAGGCCCTTTCGTCAGAACTGCAAGAGGTGCAGCGACGCCCCAATGGAAAAGCCCAGCATCGCCTCCGAGAACATCGACATCATCCTGGAGAATCTGATGGAGAAGATAAGAATAAAATGCTACCATGAAAACCTGGGCAAAACAAGCAAGCCTTTTGTAAGCCTGGAAGTCAAAAGTCCACATGAGCCTGCTCACTGTGAAGCCTGTCGTCTAGGCATCTGTACAAGGAATTGA
- the LOC129094719 gene encoding 5-hydroxytryptamine receptor 3A-like yields MTPKWLPSSVNLVMLLILMPAVCSAIQVNCSQPNQPALLEALRPLFNLSSIRPVMNMTTYTNVSTYFTMYGILGVDEKAQLLLTFLWLNYWWMNEFVSWDPIQCGTDKISLPRTLFWVPDIVINEFMDENTAPHVPYVYLYSSGMVHDALPVKVVSSCNLDIYTFPFDIQNCTMTFNSYLHVAHDIQISLGRRANMITELSKKVMTTMGEWELLEITSFKDSGQSDNNDIDKLIFHVLVRRRATLYVVNLLIPSCFLITVDLFSFLLPPQNVDRSSFKMTLILGYTVFLLIMNDLLPITGNTIPLINVFFSLCLALMVASLLETILITNLLCGSADFSPVPTWIQVLVLQILGRLVCLHLKTKGPRDSDMKPNAVVAQQKPDDEFAEEMGLVVEDKALQELKSLRKNLQAIRLQVEQQLSGSKGSEEWIQCCPLKIKPAKILFIFVSLLTHASCSSVMLNCSRPDPPSLLEALQPVLNLSNIRPVMYLSTPTIVSLDFTLYGILGVDEKAQLLKTYIWQNLKWKNEFVKWDPEQCGSSWITIPRKLLWVPDIVINEFMEKNSAPFVPYSYLYSDGLVSDDQPVKVISSCNLDIYKFPFDIQTCSLSFNSYLHRVRSLQIDLSSTVGDILKYSKEVMTTMGEWELIGLTSKTYILQAASDGEMYQEMLFFVSVRRRATLYVVNLLIPSCFLITVDLFSFLLPPQNVDRSLFKITLILGYTVFLLIMNDLLPVTGNTIPLINVFLCMCLALMVASLLETIIITNLLCGSLHYSPVPHWVRVFVIHILGRLVRLPPKPRDREDTVIQNPAAQEMKVSSMVAEDSEVSQQKGPLDNDKSTQELRSLASDLKALSLRVKQWLGKSQSSEEWIQVGFIIDRLLFGLYILFISVSFITIIVIWMQSHNTS; encoded by the exons ATGACACCAAAG TGGCTCCCTTCGTCAGTCAACCTGGTCATGCTTCTCATTCTTATGCCAG CTGTGTGCAGTGCCATCCAGGTGAACTGCTCTCAGCCGAACCAACCAGCCCTGCTGGAAGCTCTGAGGCCATTGTTTAACCTGAGCTCCATACGACCCGTCATGAACATGACAACCTACACTAACGTCAGTACATACTTCACCATGTATGGGATACTAGGAGTG GATGAAAAGGCTCAACTCTTGCTCACTTTCCTTTGGCTTAATTAT TGGTGGATGAACGAGTTTGTCAGCTGGGACCCAATCCAGTGCGGCACTGACAAGATTTCTCTTCCCAGAACCCTGTTTTGGGTGCCAGATATTGTTATCAATGAATT TATGGATGAAAACACAGCCCCCCATGTCCCATATGTGTACCTGTATAGCAGTGGTATGGTGCACGATGCTCTACCAGTCAAAGTTGTCAGCTCTTGTAACCTCGATATCTATACCTTCCCCTTCGATATACAGAACTGCACTATGACTTTCAACTCCTATCTCCACGTTG CGCATGACATACAGATTTCCCTGGGGAGGAGGGCAAATATGATAACAGAGCTCTCCAAGAAGGTGATGACCACCATGGGGGAGTGGGAGCTGCTGGAAATCACCTCCTTCAAAGACAGCGGACAATCTGATAATAATGACATTGATAAGCTTATATTTCAT GTGTTAGTGAGGCGCCGGGCCACTCTCTATGTGGTGAACCTCCTGATCCCCAGCTGCTTCCTCATCACAGTGGACCTCTTCAGTTTCCTGCTGCCTCCCCAGAATGTGGACCGTTCCTCCTTCAAGATGACACTGATCTTGGGCTACACTGTCTTCCTGCTCATCATGAACGACCTGCTGCCCATCACCGGAAACACCATACCTCTAATAA atgtgttcttctctctctgcttggcTCTAATGGTGGCCAGTCTACTGGAGACTATCCTCATCACCAACCTGCTGTGTGGCTCTGCTGACTTCTCTCCAGTCCCCACCTGGATTCAAGTGCTTGTTCTCCAAATTCTGGGCCGTCTTGTTTGCCTGCATCTGAAGACTAAAGGACCAAGAGATTCAG ATATGAAACCCAATGCTGTGGTGGCACAGCAAAAACCTGATGATGAGTTTGCAGAGGAGATGGGGCTGGTGGTGGAGGACAAGGCCCTTCAGGAGCTGAAGAGCCTTCGCAAGAACCTCCAGGCCATCCGCCTCcaggtggagcagcagctgagtgGAAGCAAGGGCTCAGAGGAGTGGATCCAG tGCTGCCCGCTGAAAATCAAGCCTGCTAAGATTCTATTCATCTTCGTCTCTCTTCTCACGCATG CTTCCTGCAGTTCCGTCATGCTGAACTGCTCTCGACCTGACCCGCCTTCCCTGCTGGAGGCTCTCCAACCTGTCTTGAACCTCAGCAACATTCGACCTGTCATGTACTTGTCAACCCCCACCATTGTCAGCCTTGACTTTACCCTTTATGGCATTTTGGGGGTG GATGAAAAGGCCCAACTCCTGAAAACATATATATGGCAGAATTTA AAATGGAAGAATGAGTTTGTCAAGTGGGACCCAGAACAGTGCGGTTCTTCATGGATTACAATTCCAAGGAAACTGCTCTGGGTACCAGATATTGTCATAAATGAATT CATGGAGAAGAACTCAGCTCCATTCGTCCCATACAGTTATCTGTATTCTGACGGCTTGGTGAGTGATGATCAGCCCGTCAAAGTGATCAGCTCCTGCAACCTCGACATCTACAAGTTTCCATTTGACATCCAGACCTGTAGTTTAAGCTTCAACTCCTACTTACACCGTG TGAGGTCTTTGCAGATAGACCTCTCATCAACTGTAGGGGATATATTAAAATACTCTAAAGAAGTGATGACAACTATGGGTGAGTGGGAACTAATTGGACTCACATCGAAGACATACATACTGCAAGCTGCTTCGGATGGAGAAATGTACCAAGAGATGCTCTTCTTT GTGTCAGTGAGGCGCCGGGCCACCCTCTATGTGGTGAACCTGCTGATCCCCAGCTGCTTCCTCATCACAGTGGACCTCTTCAGcttcctgctgcctcctcagaATGTGGACCGGTCCTTGTTCAAGATTACCCTCATCCTGGGCTACACCGTCTTCCTGCTCATCATGAACGACCTGCTGCCTGTCACTGGAAACACCATACCTCTCATAA ATGTGTTCCTGTGTATGTGCCTGGCTCTGATGGTGGCTAGTCTACTGGAGACTATCATCATCACAAACCTGCTTTGTGGCTCCCTTCACTACTCTCCAGTCCCTCATTGGGTCAGAGTGTTTGTTATTCACATCCTGGGCCGCCTGGTACGGCTTCCTCCCAAGCCCAGAGATCGAGAGGACACAGTCATCCAAAATCCTGCCGCACAAG AAATGAAAGTCTCTTCTATGGTGGCAGAGGACAGCGAGGTTTCACAACAGAAAGGACCGCTGGATAATGACAAATCGACGCAGGAGCTGAGGAGCCTGGCCAGCGATCTCAAGGCCCTCTCCCTTCGGGTAAAGCAATGGCTGGGTAAAAGCCAGAGCTCGGAGGAGTGGATCCAGGTGGGATTCATCATAGACCGCCTGCTGTTCGGCCTCTACATCCTCTTCATATCAGTCAGCTTCATTACCATCATCGTTATCTGGATGCAGTCACACAACACGTCCTGA